A DNA window from Strix aluco isolate bStrAlu1 chromosome 6, bStrAlu1.hap1, whole genome shotgun sequence contains the following coding sequences:
- the UPP2 gene encoding uridine phosphorylase 2 isoform X3, translating to MEEDVLYHLDLGTKTHNLPAMFGDVKFVCVGGSPNRMRAFAQFMHKELGLAGDGEDLADICAGTDRYAMYRAGPVLSISHGMGIPSISIMLHELIKLLHHAKCRDVTIIRIGTSGGLALVLTGIEAGSVVITDMAVDSSFKPRFEQVVLDDVVVRSTELDRDLAEELLTCSKEIPDLPTLIGHTMCTYDFYEGQGRLDGALCSFSSEKKLDYLKRAYDAGVRNIEMESTAFAALCRLCGLRGSPRPSRSRRRLCGAPGPPGGGPDPGAPRGAAGVPAPAPAPDRRLHSEAPGAAPAGGEHALPHRVRAPAHCSPVFCETEKRGRETPARLRTGIKTDPHAPPPQPVAGKDCPTGVTPIHHDHLGRRPLCIWHKAKA from the exons ATGGAGGAGGACGTGCTGTATCACTTGGACTTGGGAACAAAGACACACAACCTGCCGGCGATGTTTGGGGACGTCAAG TTTGTCTGCGTTGGGGGCAGCCCCAACAGGATGAGGGCGTTTGCCCAGTTcatgcacaaggagctgggactgGCGGGTGACGGGGAGGACCTGGCAGACATCTGCGCGGGGACGGACCGATACGCCATGTACCGGGCTGGGCCTGTGCTCTCCATCAGC CACGGGATGGGCATCCCTTCCATCTCCATCATGCTCCATGAGCTAATCAAACTGCTTCACCATGCAAAGTGCCGAGACGTCACTATTATACGCATCGGTACTTCCGGAGGCTTAG CCCTCGTGTTGACAGGGATCGAGGCCGGGTCCGTTGTGATCACGGACATGGCAGTGGACTCCTCCTTCAAGCCACGGTTTGAGCAGGTGGTGCTGGATGACGTGGTGGTGCGGAGCACGGAGCTCGACAGGGACCTGGCGGAGGAGCTCCTCACCTGCAGCAAGGAGATTCCCGACCTCCCAACACTCATCGGCCACACCATGTGCACCTACGACTTCTATGAAG GTCAGGGAAGATTAGATGGAGCATTGTGctctttttccagtgaaaaaaagTTAGACTACTTAAAAAGAGCTTACGACGCCGGCGTGAGGAACATTGAGATGGAGTCCACGGCATTTGCTGCCCTGTGCAGGCTGTGTGGCCTGAGAG GCAGCCCCCGGCCGTCCCGCAGCCGCCGTCGTCTGTGTGGTGCTCCTGGACCGCCTGGAGGGGGACCAGATCCGGGCGCCCCGCGAGGTGCTGCGGGAGTTCCAGCACCGGCCCCAGCGCCTGATCGCCGCCTTCATTCGGAAGCGCCTGGGGCTGCGCCCGCCGGCGGGGAACACGCTCTGCCCCACCGAGTGAGGGCACCCGCACACTGCAGCCCTGTTTTCTGCGAAACGGAGAAGAGAGGACGG GAGACTCCAGCCAGACTTCGCACAGGGATTAAGACGGACCCACATGCTCCTCCCCCCCAGCCCGTGGCTGGAAAGGACTGTCCCACTGGAGTCACTCCCATCCACCACGATCATCTAGGAAGGAGACCCCTTTGCATTTGGCACAAAGCCAAAGCCTAA
- the UPP2 gene encoding uridine phosphorylase 2 isoform X1, translating into MTETRDYSGSGLVHVKNPHLDSMEEDVLYHLDLGTKTHNLPAMFGDVKFVCVGGSPNRMRAFAQFMHKELGLAGDGEDLADICAGTDRYAMYRAGPVLSISHGMGIPSISIMLHELIKLLHHAKCRDVTIIRIGTSGGLALVLTGIEAGSVVITDMAVDSSFKPRFEQVVLDDVVVRSTELDRDLAEELLTCSKEIPDLPTLIGHTMCTYDFYEGQGRLDGALCSFSSEKKLDYLKRAYDAGVRNIEMESTAFAALCRLCGLRGSPRPSRSRRRLCGAPGPPGGGPDPGAPRGAAGVPAPAPAPDRRLHSEAPGAAPAGGEHALPHRVRAPAHCSPVFCETEKRGRETPARLRTGIKTDPHAPPPQPVAGKDCPTGVTPIHHDHLGRRPLCIWHKAKA; encoded by the exons ATGACCGAAACAAGAGATTACTCCGG CAGTGGGCTTGTCCACGTTAAAAACCCGCACTTGGACTCGATGGAGGAGGACGTGCTGTATCACTTGGACTTGGGAACAAAGACACACAACCTGCCGGCGATGTTTGGGGACGTCAAG TTTGTCTGCGTTGGGGGCAGCCCCAACAGGATGAGGGCGTTTGCCCAGTTcatgcacaaggagctgggactgGCGGGTGACGGGGAGGACCTGGCAGACATCTGCGCGGGGACGGACCGATACGCCATGTACCGGGCTGGGCCTGTGCTCTCCATCAGC CACGGGATGGGCATCCCTTCCATCTCCATCATGCTCCATGAGCTAATCAAACTGCTTCACCATGCAAAGTGCCGAGACGTCACTATTATACGCATCGGTACTTCCGGAGGCTTAG CCCTCGTGTTGACAGGGATCGAGGCCGGGTCCGTTGTGATCACGGACATGGCAGTGGACTCCTCCTTCAAGCCACGGTTTGAGCAGGTGGTGCTGGATGACGTGGTGGTGCGGAGCACGGAGCTCGACAGGGACCTGGCGGAGGAGCTCCTCACCTGCAGCAAGGAGATTCCCGACCTCCCAACACTCATCGGCCACACCATGTGCACCTACGACTTCTATGAAG GTCAGGGAAGATTAGATGGAGCATTGTGctctttttccagtgaaaaaaagTTAGACTACTTAAAAAGAGCTTACGACGCCGGCGTGAGGAACATTGAGATGGAGTCCACGGCATTTGCTGCCCTGTGCAGGCTGTGTGGCCTGAGAG GCAGCCCCCGGCCGTCCCGCAGCCGCCGTCGTCTGTGTGGTGCTCCTGGACCGCCTGGAGGGGGACCAGATCCGGGCGCCCCGCGAGGTGCTGCGGGAGTTCCAGCACCGGCCCCAGCGCCTGATCGCCGCCTTCATTCGGAAGCGCCTGGGGCTGCGCCCGCCGGCGGGGAACACGCTCTGCCCCACCGAGTGAGGGCACCCGCACACTGCAGCCCTGTTTTCTGCGAAACGGAGAAGAGAGGACGG GAGACTCCAGCCAGACTTCGCACAGGGATTAAGACGGACCCACATGCTCCTCCCCCCCAGCCCGTGGCTGGAAAGGACTGTCCCACTGGAGTCACTCCCATCCACCACGATCATCTAGGAAGGAGACCCCTTTGCATTTGGCACAAAGCCAAAGCCTAA
- the UPP2 gene encoding uridine phosphorylase 2 isoform X2 gives MTETRDYSGSGLVHVKNPHLDSMEEDVLYHLDLGTKTHNLPAMFGDVKFVCVGGSPNRMRAFAQFMHKELGLAGDGEDLADICAGTDRYAMYRAGPVLSISHGMGIPSISIMLHELIKLLHHAKCRDVTIIRIGTSGGLGIEAGSVVITDMAVDSSFKPRFEQVVLDDVVVRSTELDRDLAEELLTCSKEIPDLPTLIGHTMCTYDFYEGQGRLDGALCSFSSEKKLDYLKRAYDAGVRNIEMESTAFAALCRLCGLRGSPRPSRSRRRLCGAPGPPGGGPDPGAPRGAAGVPAPAPAPDRRLHSEAPGAAPAGGEHALPHRVRAPAHCSPVFCETEKRGRETPARLRTGIKTDPHAPPPQPVAGKDCPTGVTPIHHDHLGRRPLCIWHKAKA, from the exons ATGACCGAAACAAGAGATTACTCCGG CAGTGGGCTTGTCCACGTTAAAAACCCGCACTTGGACTCGATGGAGGAGGACGTGCTGTATCACTTGGACTTGGGAACAAAGACACACAACCTGCCGGCGATGTTTGGGGACGTCAAG TTTGTCTGCGTTGGGGGCAGCCCCAACAGGATGAGGGCGTTTGCCCAGTTcatgcacaaggagctgggactgGCGGGTGACGGGGAGGACCTGGCAGACATCTGCGCGGGGACGGACCGATACGCCATGTACCGGGCTGGGCCTGTGCTCTCCATCAGC CACGGGATGGGCATCCCTTCCATCTCCATCATGCTCCATGAGCTAATCAAACTGCTTCACCATGCAAAGTGCCGAGACGTCACTATTATACGCATCGGTACTTCCGGAGGCTTAG GGATCGAGGCCGGGTCCGTTGTGATCACGGACATGGCAGTGGACTCCTCCTTCAAGCCACGGTTTGAGCAGGTGGTGCTGGATGACGTGGTGGTGCGGAGCACGGAGCTCGACAGGGACCTGGCGGAGGAGCTCCTCACCTGCAGCAAGGAGATTCCCGACCTCCCAACACTCATCGGCCACACCATGTGCACCTACGACTTCTATGAAG GTCAGGGAAGATTAGATGGAGCATTGTGctctttttccagtgaaaaaaagTTAGACTACTTAAAAAGAGCTTACGACGCCGGCGTGAGGAACATTGAGATGGAGTCCACGGCATTTGCTGCCCTGTGCAGGCTGTGTGGCCTGAGAG GCAGCCCCCGGCCGTCCCGCAGCCGCCGTCGTCTGTGTGGTGCTCCTGGACCGCCTGGAGGGGGACCAGATCCGGGCGCCCCGCGAGGTGCTGCGGGAGTTCCAGCACCGGCCCCAGCGCCTGATCGCCGCCTTCATTCGGAAGCGCCTGGGGCTGCGCCCGCCGGCGGGGAACACGCTCTGCCCCACCGAGTGAGGGCACCCGCACACTGCAGCCCTGTTTTCTGCGAAACGGAGAAGAGAGGACGG GAGACTCCAGCCAGACTTCGCACAGGGATTAAGACGGACCCACATGCTCCTCCCCCCCAGCCCGTGGCTGGAAAGGACTGTCCCACTGGAGTCACTCCCATCCACCACGATCATCTAGGAAGGAGACCCCTTTGCATTTGGCACAAAGCCAAAGCCTAA
- the UPP2 gene encoding uridine phosphorylase 2 isoform X4 has protein sequence MTETRDYSGSGLVHVKNPHLDSMEEDVLYHLDLGTKTHNLPAMFGDVKFVCVGGSPNRMRAFAQFMHKELGLAGDGEDLADICAGTDRYAMYRAGPVLSISHGMGIPSISIMLHELIKLLHHAKCRDVTIIRIGTSGGLALVLTGIEAGSVVITDMAVDSSFKPRFEQVVLDDVVVRSTELDRDLAEELLTCSKEIPDLPTLIGHTMCTYDFYEGQGRLDGALCSFSSEKKLDYLKRAYDAGVRNIEMESTAFAALCRLCGLRAAVVCVVLLDRLEGDQIRAPREVLREFQHRPQRLIAAFIRKRLGLRPPAGNTLCPTE, from the exons ATGACCGAAACAAGAGATTACTCCGG CAGTGGGCTTGTCCACGTTAAAAACCCGCACTTGGACTCGATGGAGGAGGACGTGCTGTATCACTTGGACTTGGGAACAAAGACACACAACCTGCCGGCGATGTTTGGGGACGTCAAG TTTGTCTGCGTTGGGGGCAGCCCCAACAGGATGAGGGCGTTTGCCCAGTTcatgcacaaggagctgggactgGCGGGTGACGGGGAGGACCTGGCAGACATCTGCGCGGGGACGGACCGATACGCCATGTACCGGGCTGGGCCTGTGCTCTCCATCAGC CACGGGATGGGCATCCCTTCCATCTCCATCATGCTCCATGAGCTAATCAAACTGCTTCACCATGCAAAGTGCCGAGACGTCACTATTATACGCATCGGTACTTCCGGAGGCTTAG CCCTCGTGTTGACAGGGATCGAGGCCGGGTCCGTTGTGATCACGGACATGGCAGTGGACTCCTCCTTCAAGCCACGGTTTGAGCAGGTGGTGCTGGATGACGTGGTGGTGCGGAGCACGGAGCTCGACAGGGACCTGGCGGAGGAGCTCCTCACCTGCAGCAAGGAGATTCCCGACCTCCCAACACTCATCGGCCACACCATGTGCACCTACGACTTCTATGAAG GTCAGGGAAGATTAGATGGAGCATTGTGctctttttccagtgaaaaaaagTTAGACTACTTAAAAAGAGCTTACGACGCCGGCGTGAGGAACATTGAGATGGAGTCCACGGCATTTGCTGCCCTGTGCAGGCTGTGTGGCCTGAGAG CCGCCGTCGTCTGTGTGGTGCTCCTGGACCGCCTGGAGGGGGACCAGATCCGGGCGCCCCGCGAGGTGCTGCGGGAGTTCCAGCACCGGCCCCAGCGCCTGATCGCCGCCTTCATTCGGAAGCGCCTGGGGCTGCGCCCGCCGGCGGGGAACACGCTCTGCCCCACCGAGTGA
- the UPP2 gene encoding uridine phosphorylase 2 isoform X5 gives MTETRDYSGSGLVHVKNPHLDSMEEDVLYHLDLGTKTHNLPAMFGDVKFVCVGGSPNRMRAFAQFMHKELGLAGDGEDLADICAGTDRYAMYRAGPVLSISHGMGIPSISIMLHELIKLLHHAKCRDVTIIRIGTSGGLGIEAGSVVITDMAVDSSFKPRFEQVVLDDVVVRSTELDRDLAEELLTCSKEIPDLPTLIGHTMCTYDFYEGQGRLDGALCSFSSEKKLDYLKRAYDAGVRNIEMESTAFAALCRLCGLRAAVVCVVLLDRLEGDQIRAPREVLREFQHRPQRLIAAFIRKRLGLRPPAGNTLCPTE, from the exons ATGACCGAAACAAGAGATTACTCCGG CAGTGGGCTTGTCCACGTTAAAAACCCGCACTTGGACTCGATGGAGGAGGACGTGCTGTATCACTTGGACTTGGGAACAAAGACACACAACCTGCCGGCGATGTTTGGGGACGTCAAG TTTGTCTGCGTTGGGGGCAGCCCCAACAGGATGAGGGCGTTTGCCCAGTTcatgcacaaggagctgggactgGCGGGTGACGGGGAGGACCTGGCAGACATCTGCGCGGGGACGGACCGATACGCCATGTACCGGGCTGGGCCTGTGCTCTCCATCAGC CACGGGATGGGCATCCCTTCCATCTCCATCATGCTCCATGAGCTAATCAAACTGCTTCACCATGCAAAGTGCCGAGACGTCACTATTATACGCATCGGTACTTCCGGAGGCTTAG GGATCGAGGCCGGGTCCGTTGTGATCACGGACATGGCAGTGGACTCCTCCTTCAAGCCACGGTTTGAGCAGGTGGTGCTGGATGACGTGGTGGTGCGGAGCACGGAGCTCGACAGGGACCTGGCGGAGGAGCTCCTCACCTGCAGCAAGGAGATTCCCGACCTCCCAACACTCATCGGCCACACCATGTGCACCTACGACTTCTATGAAG GTCAGGGAAGATTAGATGGAGCATTGTGctctttttccagtgaaaaaaagTTAGACTACTTAAAAAGAGCTTACGACGCCGGCGTGAGGAACATTGAGATGGAGTCCACGGCATTTGCTGCCCTGTGCAGGCTGTGTGGCCTGAGAG CCGCCGTCGTCTGTGTGGTGCTCCTGGACCGCCTGGAGGGGGACCAGATCCGGGCGCCCCGCGAGGTGCTGCGGGAGTTCCAGCACCGGCCCCAGCGCCTGATCGCCGCCTTCATTCGGAAGCGCCTGGGGCTGCGCCCGCCGGCGGGGAACACGCTCTGCCCCACCGAGTGA
- the UPP2 gene encoding uridine phosphorylase 2 isoform X6, with amino-acid sequence MTETRDYSGSGLVHVKNPHLDSMEEDVLYHLDLGTKTHNLPAMFGDVKFVCVGGSPNRMRAFAQFMHKELGLAGDGEDLADICAGTDRYAMYRAGPVLSISHGMGIPSISIMLHELIKLLHHAKCRDVTIIRIGTSGGLALVLTGIEAGSVVITDMAVDSSFKPRFEQVVLDDVVVRSTELDRDLAEELLTCSKEIPDLPTLIGHTMCTYDFYEVFLFCPACCTSSTVIWHFWDLAWQTSTAGLRHGPRRSCDELPLQSAKYPLCSTPVGLLLLFTDVKTCAISSSVQRHSALAVNTEVNRS; translated from the exons ATGACCGAAACAAGAGATTACTCCGG CAGTGGGCTTGTCCACGTTAAAAACCCGCACTTGGACTCGATGGAGGAGGACGTGCTGTATCACTTGGACTTGGGAACAAAGACACACAACCTGCCGGCGATGTTTGGGGACGTCAAG TTTGTCTGCGTTGGGGGCAGCCCCAACAGGATGAGGGCGTTTGCCCAGTTcatgcacaaggagctgggactgGCGGGTGACGGGGAGGACCTGGCAGACATCTGCGCGGGGACGGACCGATACGCCATGTACCGGGCTGGGCCTGTGCTCTCCATCAGC CACGGGATGGGCATCCCTTCCATCTCCATCATGCTCCATGAGCTAATCAAACTGCTTCACCATGCAAAGTGCCGAGACGTCACTATTATACGCATCGGTACTTCCGGAGGCTTAG CCCTCGTGTTGACAGGGATCGAGGCCGGGTCCGTTGTGATCACGGACATGGCAGTGGACTCCTCCTTCAAGCCACGGTTTGAGCAGGTGGTGCTGGATGACGTGGTGGTGCGGAGCACGGAGCTCGACAGGGACCTGGCGGAGGAGCTCCTCACCTGCAGCAAGGAGATTCCCGACCTCCCAACACTCATCGGCCACACCATGTGCACCTACGACTTCTATGAAG tgttccTGTTCTGCCCAGCTTGCTGCACCTCTTCCACAGTCATTTGGCATTTTTGGGATTTAGCCTGGCAGACCTCCACGGCTGGCCTACGCCACGGACCTCGGAGGAGCTGCGATGAGCTGCCCCTGCAGAGTGCAAAATATCCCCTGTGCTCCACACCTGTGGGCTTGCTCCTCCTTTTTACAGATGTTAAAACCTGTGCAATTTCCTCCTCCGTGCAGAGGCATAGCGCCCTGGCTGTAAACACTGAGGTTAATAGGAGTTAA